The Helianthus annuus cultivar XRQ/B chromosome 16, HanXRQr2.0-SUNRISE, whole genome shotgun sequence genome includes a window with the following:
- the LOC110917037 gene encoding BTB/POZ domain-containing protein At2g46260 → MRESKQSHAILRINDTEEAGLMELLKFMYSNKLEATTAPAVLDVLMVADKFDVVSCMRYCSRLLRNLTMTPETVLVYLNLPSTVLMAEAFKPLTIAAKQFYAVHFKDITKFRDEILSLPLAGVEVIIASDDLQVMSENTVYGFVLQWARAQYSKRVDRRKIIMTRLAKFIRYPYLTHRILTHLLTCKEFDPKFAQTVVAEAISFKAEVPYKPQTYIRDEKPNLDRRFVERAYTYRPIKMVEFQQPRPHCVVYLELKRDLCASLFTSGVVVCSVPFNFGGQLFYLKAQRYMDDFGLFLVIVEEAGAFAFDYEFAIRYSKPTQEFVSKFKRSYRSTVGKAVWSLFLFAIPWTHVIEEDSVYFIDDFYHLRVELTDML, encoded by the exons ATGAGAGAATCCAAACAATCTCATGCAATCTTGCGAATCAATGACACAG AGGAAGCTGGTCTCATGGAACTATTAAAGTTTATGTATAGCAACAAGTTGGAAGCTACAACTGCTCCCGCTGTGCTTGATGTACTCATGGTTGCTGACAAATTTGATGTTGTTTCATGCATGAGATATTGTAGTCGTTTATTAAGAAATCTAACGATGACACCTGAAACTGTACTAGTTTATCTTAATCTTCCTTCAACTGTTTTAATGGCTGAAGCATTTAAGCCACTAACTATTGCCGCCAAGCAATTCTATGCTGTCCATTTCAAAGACATAACCAA GTTTAGAGATGAGATTCTTAGCTTGCCACTTGCCGGTGTGGAGGTGATTATAGCTAGTGATGATCTCCAGGTGATGTCAGAAAATACAGTTTACGGGTTTGTCCTGCAATGGGCTCGGGCCCAGTACTCTAAACGAGTGGACCGTCGTAAAATCATCATGACCCGCCTTGCAAAGTTTATTCGTTACCCTTACCTGACACATAGAATCCTTACCCATCTCCTCACTTGCAAGGAGTTCGACCCAAAATTTGCCCAAACGGTAGTAGCCGAAGCAATATCTTTTAAAGCTGAGGTCCCATACAAGCCACAAACATATATCAGGGATGAAAAACCTAATCTTGACCGTAGGTTCGTGGAACGGGCCTACACGTACCGGCCCATTAAGATGGTTGAATTCCAACAACCACGTCCGCATTGTGTTGTGTACTTAGAATTAAAACGTGATCTGTGTGCAAGTTTGTTTACTTCGGGCGTGGTTGTTTGTTCTGTACCGTTTAACTTTGGTGGTCAACTTTTTTACTTGAAGGCCCAACGTTACATGGACGATTTCGGGCTTTTTCTAGTCATAGTAGAGGAGGCAGGTGCTTTTGCGTTTGACTATGAGTTTGCAATAAGGTACTCAAAGCCCACACAAGAGTTTGTTAGCAAATTTAAAAGGAGCTATAGATCTACGGTTGGAAAGGCGGTTTGGTCCCTATTTTTGTTTGCAATTCCGTGGACTCATGTTATTGAGGAAGATAGCGTCTATTTCATTGATGATTTTTATCATCTTAGGGTGGAGCTTACTGATATGCTTTGA
- the LOC110918729 gene encoding pentatricopeptide repeat-containing protein At5g06540, producing the protein MLPKGLNFYISMLQSCISINQLHQLHAQILKTHLSHNLFLLTRVAHTYLKFGYPTVGQTFITTIIKNPPLFLYNETIKCYAKRGCYRDSINLYYHMVGKGYKPNAFTFTFVLPACVGLKSVTDGRRVHDDVMLFGCECNEFVTTALIDFYGKCGELGVARQVFDEMPVKKTASFNALMAGMVLDEKFDDVLLLFNEMNKMGIEADAMTMVSVLQSCAYLGALQQGRWAHERVIRTRMGVNVYLGAALINMYARCGSIDEARQVFDKMPQRDIVTWTAIICGYGMHGLAHLSESLFVQMVSNGLKPDAVTFVGVLAGFSHNGMVEKGRYYFNKMSNEFGVKPSLEHYSCMVDMLGRAGRLKEAEELIRNMYVQPDSKIWGGLLNACKIHKNYKMAERVVPEILKLDPTNAGWHVLMSNIYATSGKWDQVAKTRRNMKEKKLEKSPGWSSIELAGQIHTFLAFDHSHDLSKEIYEYLKDIKHKMRAEGYVPELDVVFEKVDDRETKEEMLFYHSERLAIAFGILSTSNGDVLRVMKNLRVCVDCHNVIKFISRITCREIVVRDVKRFHHFKDGVCSCGDFW; encoded by the coding sequence ATGCTTCCAAAGGGGCTTAATTTCTACATCTCCATGCTCCAATCCTGCATCTCCATCAATCAACTCCATCAACTTCACGCTCAGATCCTCAAGACCCACCTCTCCCACAACCTTTTCCTATTAACCCGTGTAGCACACACTTACCTCAAATTCGGTTACCCAACTGTCGGACAAAcattcatcaccaccatcatcaagaACCCACCTTTATTCCTCTATAACGAGACCATCAAGTGTTATGCCAAAAGGGGTTGTTACAGAGACTCAATCAATCTTTATTATCACATGGTTGGTAAGGGCTACAAACCGAATGCCTTCACGTTTACCTTTGTTTTGCCTGCTTGTGTTGGATTGAAGTCGGTTACCGATGGCCGGAGAGTTCATGATGATGTTATGTTGTTTGGGTGTGAGTGTAATGAGTTTGTTACGACTGCGTTGATTGATTTTTATGGGAAATGTGGGGAATTGGGTgtcgcacgccaagtgtttgatgaaatgccggTGAAGAAAACCGCGAGTTTTAACGCGTTAATGGCGGGGATGGTGTTGGATGAGAAGTTTGATGATGTTTTATTGCTTTTTAATGAGATGAATAAGATGGGAATCGAGGCGGATGCTATGACAATGGTTAGTGTGTTACAATCATGCGCGTATTTGGGTGCATTACAACAGGGACGATGGGCGCATGAGCGCGTTATCCGGACCCGAATGGGGGTCAATGTGTACTTAGGTGCAGCTTTGATTAATATGTATGCTAGATGTGGTAGCATAGACGAGGcccgccaagtgtttgataaaatgccgcAAAGAGATATCGTTACTTGGACAGCAATTATATGCGGGTATGGAATGCACGGTCTCGCCCACCTTTCGGAATCTCTTTTCGTTCAAATGGTAAGCAATGGGTTAAAACCGGACGCTGTGACGTTTGTTGGAGTTTTAGCGGGTTTTAGTCACAACGGCATGGTTGAAAAAGGGAggtattattttaataaaatgtCAAACGAGTTTGGCGTAAAACCATCCTTAGAACATTATAGCTGCATGGTTGACATGCTCGGTAGGGCTGGCCGGTTAAAAGAAGCCGAAGAGCTTATAAGAAACATGTACGTACAACCCGATTCCAAGATATGGGGCGGGCTGTTAAACGCGTGCAAGAttcataaaaattacaaaatgGCCGAAAGAGTCGTGCCCGAGATTCTAAAACTGGATCCGACTAACGCGGGATGGCACGTGCTCATGTCGAACATCTACGCAACTTCCGGAAAATGGGACCAGGTAGCGAAAACGAGACGAAACATGAAAGAaaaaaagttggaaaaatcacCGGGTTGGAGCTCGATTGAACTTGCGGGACAAATTCACACGTTTCTTGCGTTTGATCACTCACATGACCTGTCGAAAGAGATTTACGAATATCTAAAGGATATAAAACACAAGATGAGAGCCGAAGGTTACGTACCGGAATTAGACGTTGTGTTTGAAAAGGTTGACGATCGGGAAACTAAGGAGGAAATGTTGTTCTATCATAGTGAAAGATTGGCTATAGCGTTTGGGATATTAAGTACGTCAAACGGTGATGTGTTGAGGGTGATGAAGAACTTACGGGTGTGTGTCGATTGCCATAATGTTATTAAGTTTATATCGCGAATCACTTGTCGAGAAATCGTTGTTAGAGATGTTAAAAGATTTCATCATTTTAAGGATGGTGTTTGTAGTTGTGGGGATTTTTGGTAA